The uncultured Eubacteriales bacterium region CCGATGTCCCGCCCGTCCATCACCACGTTCTGCCGCTCGGCCATGTCCCGCTGCATCTGGAGGAGAAAGGCCCGCACCGCCGGGATGGCGGAGACGGCGGAAGCGTAGCGGGATATCTCATGGCGGCGGATCTCCCCCGTCACGTCCTCCCCGTTCAGGAACATATGCTGCAGTCCGTCGTCCCCATACCTGAGGTCCACGGCGATGCCGCCGAGCAGGTCGGTAACCGCGGCGGCATCGGTGGGCTCCACCCCTTGGCGGAAGGCGCATAAGCCCACAGTGCGGTAGATGGCACCGGTATCCACATAGAGGAAACCCAGCTCCTCCGCCAGCAGCTTTGCCAGGGTGCTCTTGCCCGCGCCGGAAGGCCCATCGATGGCGATACTCTTATACTTCATGTGCTCGCTCCTCAGTCTCTCGTCTTTTGGGCGGCGGCCTCGCCCGCCGCATGCCCGGTGCTCCAGGCGATCTGGAGGTTAAAGCCTCCCGTATAGGCGTCGGCGTCCAGCAGCTCTCCCGCCAGGTAGAGACCGGGCAGCAGCTTAGACTCCATCGTATTGGGGTTGACCTCGCTGGTCTTCACGCCGCCGGAGGTGATGATGGCCTCCTCCACCGGGCGGGGACCCTTGATGGTAATCTTCAGGTCCTTCAGCACCTCCAGGAGCTTGCGGCGCTGCTCCTTGGTCACCACGTTCACCTTCGTGTACCCTGGGATGCCTGTCAGTTCCTCCAGCACAGGGGCCATGAGCCGGGGCACCAGCCCTTCCAGCACATTGTGAAAATCACGGTTGGGATTCTCCCCAAAGTCCCGCAGGAGCCTGGCATCCAGCGCCTTTTCCTCCAATGCGGGCTTGAGGTCAATGGTGACGGTGTAGCGCTCCGTGTCAAACTCCCTCATATGGGCGCTTGCACTCAAAATCAGCGGACCGGAGATGCCGAAGTGGGTAAAGAGCATCTCCCCCAGTTCGGTGAAAATCACCTTCCCCTTCCCGTTTTTCACCTTAATCGTGACATTACGCAGGGAGAGGCCCTGCATCCTCTTGCAGACATCCCCCTCGGCCACCAGCGGCACCAGAGAAGGCTTGGGCGGCATGACGGCGTGTCCCTGCGCCTCCGCCATGCGGTACCCGTCCCCGGTGGAACCGGTAAGCGGATAGGATACGCCACCCGTTGCAAGGATGATAGCTTTACACCTATATACCCCGTGCTCCCCTTTCACGCCGGAAACCGCTCCGTTCTCCGTGAGAATGGCCTCCGCCCTGTCCTCCAGGATGTCTACCCTGGCGCGGCGCAGCGCCATTAGGAGTGCATCGATGATGTCGGCGGACTTGTCCGACTGGGGGAAAACCCGGTTGCCCCGCTCCGTCTTCAGCGGCACGCCCAGCTCCTCAAAGAAAGCCTTAACCGAGGCCGGCGGAAAGCGGGTGACGGCGCTGGTAAGAAAACGGCCGTTGTGGGGTATATTTTTCAGCACCTCGTCGGCGGCGCTGTCGTTGGTGACGTTGCAGCGGCCCTTGCCGGTGATATAGAGCTTGCGGCCCAGCTTTGGGTTGCGCTCCAACAGCAGGACGGAGGCCCCGTGTTTTGCGGCGGTCAATGCGGCCATGCAGCCCGCTGCCCCGCCTCCGATGACAACAATATCAGCCATGGTTCTCCTCTGCCTTCTCGTAGACCTCATACTCATCCCAAATCCGCTCCAGGGTTTCAAAGGTCTTGGAGAGGTCCTCGTTCTTCTTCCGGCCAACTGCCATAATGAGGGCGTTGACCAAGGAAAGGGGAGCCACCAGCGAATCCACGAAGGAGGCCATGTCGCTCTTGGCCAGGAGCGCGTGGTCCGCGATGGAGGCCAAGGGCGAAGTGCTGCCGTCGGTAATCGCCACCACGGTGGCCCTGCGGTCGTGTGCAAAGTGCATCGCCCTTACAGTACGCTGTGAATATCGGGGAAAGCTGATACCAATGACTATGTCGCCCTCCCCCACCCGCAGGATCTGCTCGAAGACCTCACTGACTGAGCTCGTATGTACGATAACCACATTCTCAAAAATCAGGTTAAAATAGAATCCCAGAAAACTTGCAAGGGCCGAGGCGGAGCGGACACCCAAAATGTAGATGCGCTTGGCCCCCACAATGGCATCCACCGTAGCGTTGAATTCTGCGCGGTCCACCTCCTCCAGAGTCATGCGGATTTTCTCAATATCCGAGTGCATGACCCGGGGCAAAATGTCCTGGGTGCCGATACGGTCGTTGGAGACTTCGATACGCTGGATCGAGGTGAGCTTGCCCCGAATCATCTCCTGCAGCGCTTTCTGCATGGCAGGGTACCCGTCGTACCCCAGCTCAGCGGCAAATCGGACCACCGTGGACTCGCTGACGTTTACCGTCCTGCCCAGCTTGCTGGCCGTCATGAAGGCCGCCTTATCGTAGGAAGTCAGAATAAAATTGGCAATCGCCTTCTGCCCCTTGGAAAAACTCCGCATCCCACTCTGTATGGATGCCAGTATATCTTTTGACATAGCCTGAACCCTCCCGGAATCGCCCTGCGTGCCGCGGGGCACTCCCTTTTATCATAGCCGGATTTTCAGTTAAAAACAAGTCCGGCCTGCAAGAAAATGAAATTCTTCCTGCAAAAGCCCCTACTTCTTTAGCCCGGCCAGCTCCTCCGCCGAAAGGGGACGCCACGCCCCGGGCCTTAAGCCGCCAAGTGTCAGGCTCCCCTCCCGCACCCGTTTGAGGCGGGTAACCGTGAGGCCCGCGGCGGCGCACATGCGCCGCACCTGCCGGTTCTTCCCCTCATGAATGACGACGGAGAGGACTCCATTCCCTACTTGTTTCACCTTTGCAGGGGCCAGGGGCACGCCGTCCAGGCCCATGGGCCCGGCCAGGATGAGCAAGGCCGCCTCTATATCACCGTTGACGGAGACATGGTACTCCTTCTCCATCTCATGGCTGGGATGGGTGAGGAGGTTTGTGAACTCCCCGTCGTCGGTCAAAATCAGCAGACCCTCGGAGTCAAGGTCCAGCCGCCCCACAGGCCAGACCCGCGCGCCGCAGTCCGCCGTCAGCTGGGCGACAGTGGGCCGCCCCTTCTCGTCCGAGAGGGTGGTAACATAGCCCCTGGGTTTATTGAGCAGGATGTAGGTATGCTCTATAGCCCGCGCCAAGGGCACGCCATCCAGTGCCACTACGTCCCGCTCCAGGTCCGCTTTATCACCCAGCCGGGCTACGGCACCGTTGACGGTCACCCTCCCTGCCTCAATGTAACCCTCCGCCGTCCGGCGGGAGGACACGCCGCAGGCAGAGAGTAGCTTTTGCAGGCGCTCTTCCATCAGCTTCGCCTCACTCTCTCAATAACATAGGTTAGGAGCGGCACTTGCCGCTCCTAAGCGCTGAAAGTCCCAGTCCCAAAGGCCGCCAGAAAGCTGGCCTCCTTGGGTCTGTTCAGTAAACCCCGAATCAGCTCGATCAGGCTTCTTCCCTTGGGCTCATTGTTCGCCACGCTGGCTGCATAGACGAGGTAGGTCCTCCCGATCTCTATCCCCTCCACGTAGAAGACCGCCTCCCCAGCCAAGCTCCCCTTGCGCACGGGCGCATGAACGCTCTCCGGCAGGATGAGCTTGGAGGATACCTTCTCCCCCTCCGCCAGCGGGTAGGATAGGTTTTCCGCCGCGGCCACAGGCACCAAGCGCACCAGGCTGCCCGTCACGGCAAGACTGCGTATCTCTTTACCGGCAACAGCCAGCGTCTGCTGAGGGTAGGCGGCAAAGCCATAATCCAGGAGGGCGGCGTGGTCCTTCCAATCATTGGGGGCATTAAGGGTAACGACGATCAGCCGCTGCCCCGCCCGCTCTGCGCAGGAGACCAGAGTGCGCCCCGCCGCGTCGGTGTACCCCGTCTTCATACCGATACAGCCCTCATATTGCCAGAGAAGCTTGTTGTGGTTTGAAAAGCTGTGTCCGCCGATTGTAATGGTCTTGGTGGAGACGACCTTGGCTAAAACCTCGTTCTCCATCACAGCCCGGGCCAACTTTGCCATGTCGGCGGCGGTGGAGTAGTGGGTGTCGTCCGGAAGGCCGCTGGGATTGGCAAAATGGGTGTTGTCCATGCCCAGCTCGGCTGCCCAGTCGTTCATCCAGCCCACAAAGTTCTCCACCCCGCCGCCGCAGAAATCTGCGATGGCGAGGGCCGCGTCGTTGCCGGATACCATGAGGAGCCCATAGAGCAAAGTCTCCAGGGTTACCTTCTCCCCCATCTTCAGGTACATGGAGGAGCCGCCGACCAGGGTATACTCCCGTTTCACCGTCACCTCCTGAGAGAGGTCTGGCATGGAGCGGATGGCCACCAACGCGGTCATGAGCTTGGTAATACTGGCGATAGCCCGCTTCTCGTTGGAGTTCTTCTCAAAGAGCACCCGCCCGGTCCTCGCGTCCACTAAAATGGCACAGGAGGCCGACAGCTCAGGAGCCGACAAGCCTTCTGCCTTTACAAAAATAGACGAACACAAAAACAGCGCGGCAAGCATCGCCGCGACAATCCGTTTCATATAGCACCACCCCAAAAACCGAGATGGTGCTATTATGAGCCCTAGAACTCGTCTTTATCCTTGTCCTTTTGTTTCTCGATGAATCCGGTGACCTTGTCGATGACCTCGGGCACCATCTCAATAACCCGATCCACACTGGTGGGCGGATAGGGGGAGACGGGGATGAGCCGCACCAGGTCGCCCTTCACCACCAGGAAGGAGACGGGGACAATAGTGACCCCAGAACCCGCGCCGCCGCCGAAAGCGTTGTCGGCGTCCGGCTTCTGGTTCTTACCCGCCCAGTCGCTGCCGCCGGACGCGAAACCAAAGCTGACCTTGGACACAGGGATGATGGTGACCTCTCCAGCTTGGATGGGCTGGCCCACGATGGTGTTAACATCCACCATCTCTCGGATTTTCTGCATTGTGGTGCTCATGAGCTCGCCGATGGGATGCTGCTTGTTTTCCATTACTAAACCGCCTCTTTCTCTGCGTTCTGCTTCGCCCTCCCGCGGAGGGTAAGCTTTAAAAATAAAAACAGTAATCGGACCGTGAGGGCAACGCCCTGCCCGATGGTCATTGAAAGCGCCGCATGGACGTAGATCTTGGGTTCGCTGGCATCGAAGTTCACCGCCGTGCGGACGCGTCGCTCCTTTACCTTAAAATTATGCTCGAACACAGTCAGAATCATACCGATGGCAACGTTGGCCCCTCCGTAGGCCATGGCAGCCGCCGCCGCGTCAGGCGCCGCGGCAGTAAAATCGAGACAGAGCTTGTCAATGCGCACCTTGCGCTTTAACCCCCTCGTCGCCTCTGGGATTAGGGGCAGATACTGCTTAAGCCGCTCCAGTGTGCCGCCTGGCTTGGCGGGCGGCTCCTCCTCGGGCACTTTTTCCTTTTTCTTTTTCTCTTTCTTTTCTTTCTTCGCCTTGGGCGGCTTGCGTTTCATCGGATAGAGGGTAAAATAGAGCGGCCCTACCCGCAGCTTGGCAAGCAGGCCCTCGCCGCTGTACTCGGCAAAACCGCCTACCCGTATCAGGGACAGGAGGAACAAAGCCAGCACAACGCCCCCGAAAATCATCCACCCCGTCATGGGTCACTCCTCTTCTCCGGAGTCCTCGTGCCCGGCCTCCTGTTTCACGTACTCCACGGCAGCCGCCAAAAGCTCCTCGTCGGTGGAGACTCCCTCCGGCGTCCCCGTCTCAACCTGCTCTTGCTCGGCTTTCATGCGCTCCACCGCCATCTGCATCTCCATGGTAATCTGCCCGTCCTCCGCGCTGGCGCTTGGCAGCTCAGGCAGCTCTTCCAGGTTGGAGAGGCCGAAGGAGCGCAAAAACGTCTGGGTCGTTCGGTAGAGGATGGGTCTGCCGGGCACCGCCAGCCTCCCGCACTCCTCGATCAGATCCCGCTCCAGAAGTAGCCCCACGGTATAGGAGCTGTCCACGCCCCGGATTTGGTCCACGTAGGCCCGGGTGGCAGGCTGATAATAGGCAATGATAGCCATCACCTCCAGCGCCGACTGGGACAGCCGGGCGGGCCTGCGGCTCTCAAACGCCTTGCGGATATAATCGGCGTACTCGGGGGCAGAGCAGAGCTGATAGCTGTTCTCCAGCCGGATGAGGCGGATACCCCGGCGCTCGTAGCTATAGTAGTCGGCCAGGCGCTGGCACACCGCGTCTACCGTGGCCCGGTCCGCCTCCAGCGTCATGCAGATGCGCTCCACGCCCACAGCGTCTCCCGCGGCAAAGAGGATACCCTCGATGGCCGATTCCATTTCCTTAACTTCCATGAAGTATTTCGTCCTCCTAAGTTAGTACCCCTCTGTGGAGAGCTCCAGCTCCTCTTCCCCAGCCTCCTGTGTGCTGGTGACGGTGCAGTCTTCCTCGGTGCCAGCCAGGAGGATACGCTTGGCTCGGCAGAGCTCCAGCACCGCGATAAAGGTGGCGACAATCTCGGACCGGCTGCGGTTGCCCTGGAAGAGGGCCTTGAACCGGGTCACACCGAACTGGACCAGCCGGTCCAATATCTCCGTCGCCTTGTCTCCCACAGGGTAGGGCTCCCGGCCCACGATGCCCTCAAAGGCCGCCATGGGCGGCGGGAGCTGGTTGTCTACCCGCTCCAGCACCGAGATCATGGCCCGGCGCAGGTCCTCTTTCTTGTGGACGTAGCGGTATACCTTGTTCACCGGAATGGCCTCAGGTACCTTGGTGATGTAGTCACGCCCGATGGCATAGTGGTCGGACAGGGCAGGCACCACGGCCTTAATACGGGTAAAGCTCTCGTGCCGCTGGTGCTCTTCCAGGGAGGCAATGAGCAGCTCCATCTCGGACAATGCCTCCTCGTCGTTAATGGAGAGGAGCATGCGGGTCTTGATGAAGACCAATTGGGCAGCCATAGTGACGAACTCGCTGGCGACCTCTAAATCGAGCTGCTGCCGCCGGGCCATCCAGGTTAGGTATTGCTCCAGGATCACAGATATCTGGATATCCTTGATCTCCATCTTGTTTTTGGAGAGGAGACTCAAAATCAAATCCAGGGGGCCGGTAAAGTCCTCCATATCCTCCGCTTTCGCCTTGACCACTTTCTCCAGGTGGAAAATAGGAGTGTCCATACGCGCCCCCCTCTCGTTATAAAGCTATATCAGCCGCGCGCCCAATACCGCAGCCCAGGCCGCTCCGTTCTGAAACAGATTGAGCACTGCGCTCCGCGCCGCCACCAGCGGCCCATCCAGCCAGCCCAGCCAGAGCACGAGCATCAGTCCCAGCATACCGTACCGCTCATAGCGCAGGATGGTATAAGTGATTTTGTCCGGTAAAAAGCCCTCAACCACCTTCGAGCCGTCCAGCGGCGGGAACGGGATCAGGTTGAAGATGCCTAGCCCCAAGCTTGACAGACATAGTGTCGCCAGAAAATTCACCAGATACTCCGCCCAGGCGGCTCCGGCATAGGCCAGAGGCAGGAAAAAGTTTGCGCCAACCAGGGCGACGTAGGCCAGCAGAAAATTGGTGGCCGGACCCGCCAG contains the following coding sequences:
- the cmk gene encoding cytidylate kinase (Evidence 2a : Function of homologous gene experimentally demonstrated in an other organism; PubMedId : 6281725, 6384724, 8190075, 9126287, 9862805; Product type e : enzyme), producing MKYKSIAIDGPSGAGKSTLAKLLAEELGFLYVDTGAIYRTVGLCAFRQGVEPTDAAAVTDLLGGIAVDLRYGDDGLQHMFLNGEDVTGEIRRHEISRYASAVSAIPAVRAFLLQMQRDMAERQNVVMDGRDIGTVVLPDADVKIFLTATPEDRAERRQAELLARGQACDFGTVLADIVERDRNDSSRAAAPLRMAEDAVLVDTTGNSLEQSFCGLLQVIKEKVEV
- a CDS encoding Uncharacterized RNA pseudouridine synthase aq_1464, which produces MEERLQKLLSACGVSSRRTAEGYIEAGRVTVNGAVARLGDKADLERDVVALDGVPLARAIEHTYILLNKPRGYVTTLSDEKGRPTVAQLTADCGARVWPVGRLDLDSEGLLILTDDGEFTNLLTHPSHEMEKEYHVSVNGDIEAALLILAGPMGLDGVPLAPAKVKQVGNGVLSVVIHEGKNRQVRRMCAAAGLTVTRLKRVREGSLTLGGLRPGAWRPLSAEELAGLKK
- a CDS encoding SIS domain protein, with translation MSKDILASIQSGMRSFSKGQKAIANFILTSYDKAAFMTASKLGRTVNVSESTVVRFAAELGYDGYPAMQKALQEMIRGKLTSIQRIEVSNDRIGTQDILPRVMHSDIEKIRMTLEEVDRAEFNATVDAIVGAKRIYILGVRSASALASFLGFYFNLIFENVVIVHTSSVSEVFEQILRVGEGDIVIGISFPRYSQRTVRAMHFAHDRRATVVAITDGSTSPLASIADHALLAKSDMASFVDSLVAPLSLVNALIMAVGRKKNEDLSKTFETLERIWDEYEVYEKAEENHG
- a CDS encoding conserved membrane hypothetical protein (Evidence 4 : Homologs of previously reported genes of unknown function), with the protein product MTGWMIFGGVVLALFLLSLIRVGGFAEYSGEGLLAKLRVGPLYFTLYPMKRKPPKAKKEKKEKKKKEKVPEEEPPAKPGGTLERLKQYLPLIPEATRGLKRKVRIDKLCLDFTAAAPDAAAAAMAYGGANVAIGMILTVFEHNFKVKERRVRTAVNFDASEPKIYVHAALSMTIGQGVALTVRLLFLFLKLTLRGRAKQNAEKEAV
- the ytfJ gene encoding Sporulation protein YtfJ, with the translated sequence MENKQHPIGELMSTTMQKIREMVDVNTIVGQPIQAGEVTIIPVSKVSFGFASGGSDWAGKNQKPDADNAFGGGAGSGVTIVPVSFLVVKGDLVRLIPVSPYPPTSVDRVIEMVPEVIDKVTGFIEKQKDKDKDEF
- a CDS encoding ScpA/B protein, which gives rise to MDTPIFHLEKVVKAKAEDMEDFTGPLDLILSLLSKNKMEIKDIQISVILEQYLTWMARRQQLDLEVASEFVTMAAQLVFIKTRMLLSINDEEALSEMELLIASLEEHQRHESFTRIKAVVPALSDHYAIGRDYITKVPEAIPVNKVYRYVHKKEDLRRAMISVLERVDNQLPPPMAAFEGIVGREPYPVGDKATEILDRLVQFGVTRFKALFQGNRSRSEIVATFIAVLELCRAKRILLAGTEEDCTVTSTQEAGEEELELSTEGY
- a CDS encoding Serine-type D-Ala-D-Ala carboxypeptidase, giving the protein MKRIVAAMLAALFLCSSIFVKAEGLSAPELSASCAILVDARTGRVLFEKNSNEKRAIASITKLMTALVAIRSMPDLSQEVTVKREYTLVGGSSMYLKMGEKVTLETLLYGLLMVSGNDAALAIADFCGGGVENFVGWMNDWAAELGMDNTHFANPSGLPDDTHYSTAADMAKLARAVMENEVLAKVVSTKTITIGGHSFSNHNKLLWQYEGCIGMKTGYTDAAGRTLVSCAERAGQRLIVVTLNAPNDWKDHAALLDYGFAAYPQQTLAVAGKEIRSLAVTGSLVRLVPVAAAENLSYPLAEGEKVSSKLILPESVHAPVRKGSLAGEAVFYVEGIEIGRTYLVYAASVANNEPKGRSLIELIRGLLNRPKEASFLAAFGTGTFSA
- the scpB gene encoding Segregation and condensation protein B, yielding MEVKEMESAIEGILFAAGDAVGVERICMTLEADRATVDAVCQRLADYYSYERRGIRLIRLENSYQLCSAPEYADYIRKAFESRRPARLSQSALEVMAIIAYYQPATRAYVDQIRGVDSSYTVGLLLERDLIEECGRLAVPGRPILYRTTQTFLRSFGLSNLEELPELPSASAEDGQITMEMQMAVERMKAEQEQVETGTPEGVSTDEELLAAAVEYVKQEAGHEDSGEEE
- a CDS encoding Peptidase, M50 family, whose amino-acid sequence is MNTFLEYFQQMNWDKLVSFLLQAAAVLICLTLHELGHGMAAYMLGDPTAKKSRRLSLNPLRHLDPFGALMMLLFGFGWAKPVPIDIRYFKHPKQGLALTALAGPATNFLLAYVALVGANFFLPLAYAGAAWAEYLVNFLATLCLSSLGLGIFNLIPFPPLDGSKVVEGFLPDKITYTILRYERYGMLGLMLVLWLGWLDGPLVAARSAVLNLFQNGAAWAAVLGARLI
- a CDS encoding conserved hypothetical protein (Evidence 4 : Homologs of previously reported genes of unknown function); protein product: MADIVVIGGGAAGCMAALTAAKHGASVLLLERNPKLGRKLYITGKGRCNVTNDSAADEVLKNIPHNGRFLTSAVTRFPPASVKAFFEELGVPLKTERGNRVFPQSDKSADIIDALLMALRRARVDILEDRAEAILTENGAVSGVKGEHGVYRCKAIILATGGVSYPLTGSTGDGYRMAEAQGHAVMPPKPSLVPLVAEGDVCKRMQGLSLRNVTIKVKNGKGKVIFTELGEMLFTHFGISGPLILSASAHMREFDTERYTVTIDLKPALEEKALDARLLRDFGENPNRDFHNVLEGLVPRLMAPVLEELTGIPGYTKVNVVTKEQRRKLLEVLKDLKITIKGPRPVEEAIITSGGVKTSEVNPNTMESKLLPGLYLAGELLDADAYTGGFNLQIAWSTGHAAGEAAAQKTRD